Part of the Falco rusticolus isolate bFalRus1 chromosome 2, bFalRus1.pri, whole genome shotgun sequence genome is shown below.
ACTCCTGATCCCCTCAGTCACGTGCTCTTTTGTTCCCTGAAAGGTGCTTTCTATGGATTTCTTACTCTTTGCGCTCCAGCCAACAGGCAGCGAGTTACACACACTCTGTAGCTTACGCTCGGTGCGTAGCTACATGAAGCCAAACTCCGCAGCACCATGGTGGAGCGTTTCACGGCGTCACATGTCGTGGGTGGCTTTGCATGACACGCAGGCAAAGACATGTGCTGCTTTCAGGTGCTCTGCCTTCGGATGTCATTTGCTGTTCTCGTTGCCATCTGTCAAAGACAATcggaaaacattttcctgtccTCCCAGCATTTTGCTTGTAAGCTGCCACACCTCCCCTTTCGCTCAGCCTCTAGTCCCTACGTCCTCGTAAGCAGAAACCTTGGAGAGCTTGTCACACTTCAACATACAGCTgaacagtaaaagaaattacaatCCCACATGTGAATGGATACTTGCCTGACTCCAACCCGTGCTTTCCCTCACTCCCGGTGATCAGTttgtagaaaataataataggTAAGCTCTGCAACCTTCCTGGATTGATAGAGGTTTCTTGCCAACTGGtgcctttctctcttctctctggaAGTTCTTTTCATTACCCATGCCCAGGCTCCCACTAGAGGCTGCTCTGCCATTACACAAGAAGGCACTCTGCGCTGAGGCTGCACTGACACAGGCTGTGAGAAGAACCTTTGCAAATAATCGAAAGGACATTTCTGATACACCTTGTGTAACGATACAGAGCTGGAGGGGAAGCTTTCCAGCTCGAGCCCTTAAAAACATAGCttcttttgaaatactgctGTCGATACAATTCCATGGGTcttgctgcagcctcagcacagATCTTCCTGCCTTATTACTTGTAAAACATCAAAAGGCATCCCTAGAGGTGTCACCTACTCACCGGCTTGTCTGGATTGATCCTTGCTGGTGCTCACCGCGCTCGCTTCAGGTGCTGCACCAGGGACACACAGGCTCTGACCCTGCTCCGTGCTGGTGGCTGGCACTCGGTTTCTCTCACTCAGGCCTCCCTAGGTGCTGGCACCCAAGCACGCGTGCCCGCTAGCCcgtggtgctggctgctggccccGGGCCCCCATACATACAGGCACACTGGCTAGGAAGCGCCTCACACAGGAACAGAGTTAGAAATGGAGTTTAATGAGAAGACAGGAGAGACAGTGGTGACAAGGTGCTGGGCGTGCAACCAGACCCTTTAAGCCCATTATCCCTCCATGTTCCCAGGCTTTTGCATCCCTAGATCCCCTCAGTTCCTCCCCTTCTCACCTTTGGTTCCTCTCCTAAGCATCCTGTAATAAGTCCTGCACAACCCAAAGAAGCTTTTCCCTTACATCCCATCATGTGTCGGTGCCCTTTTAGGCAGTGACCCCCCGCAGTTTGAAAGGGACTCCAGTGTTGGCTCCTCTGGATGGATTTCAcacccagctctggggctgaGGATCTCCTGGATCATCCctggaaggggctggggcaagGTGCACCTTCCTTCCAGTCCTTAGTGTGGGGTGCCCACCTGCCCTTGGGCCCCTCTGGGCTCATGGAAGTGGGCTTTTAACAGGCTAATGTCACTCCTTCCTGCGctgggctgaggagcagctggcacGGGGTGTTCTTTGGACTGCCCCACATGCTGTTGCCTCTCTGTCCACCTTCACAGGCATGTAGCCGGGCTCCTTGACGTCCTCAATGAGTCCGCTCCCAACCATGACGTGGATGCTGGTGTTCAGGttctctgcttcctctgaaAACAAGCGtctgcaactttttttctctctcgGGTTTCTCCTCAGACCTTGCAGCATTTTGTGAACTGAGGAGCCTGGTGCCTGCTCCTGCAAAAGACCCAGCACAGCAGTGTGGTAACTGTGACAAAGCTCTACTTTATCTGGCAGAGAGAAGTGACGAGAAGGCAAGAGGGCTAGTAAAGGACTAGCAAGAGCTTGCAAGGAAAACCTGTGGGAGGTCAGAGGAAAGTGGGGGTGAGTCCCAGCTGTGGTCACTTACTGGTTTTGTCTGTGGATGGCAGCAACCCCCCAGAGCTCCTTCATGCCTGTGTgactggcagggcagggcagggcagggcagacTTTTCTTGGGAAACATCTGTGTGAGGCTGCTAATTACAGTGCCTAAGCTCTGCAGTGCTCCCTCGTCTTTGACCAGAAGGGACATCCCATCTGCCCTCCTGGGAATTTCCAGTACCTTTTCCATGCCTTTCCACCTAACCATTGACTTAACTTTTCTCCTTCAGCCTCCCCCTGCACTGCTAGAGGTTAGGTGGGGCATGGGTGGTGTCATCTCTCCACTGTGGCTGTCCCATGAAGCAAAGACATGGCAGCAGGAGTGGACCCCAGCTCTCGATGGAAGGGTTTTCTCATGTTCCTGGAAAGTGTTGCTGAGGCTTTTGAAGGATGTGAATAATTACTGGAAGCCTTGGGAGTCTGCATTACCTCACTTTGATAAGCAACATTCTGGTCCTTCAGTGTGCGCAGGCTCATTGCTTGATTGCTTAGGTCTTGGTGTAAGCCCTTCTCATTTTTTGGTGTTCTGGAAACACTACGTACGttcagtctgaaaaacaaacaaataaacagccATTAACTAGTCACATAATGCTTAGAAACCTCCTGGCATTCAGAGTGAATCTGGCTATTTTAAAGATGCTGTTCCTACCTGGATAATTCCCGGCGGCAGGTACATAAAAACAGCAtcaggaaacagaaagacaaattgCAAGCTGAACACAGTCAAACCATGTCATTtgcaagaaaatggaaattattcttactttttcctttcagtcttgATTAGTCTCATGACACCATATATCAAGATTGCCAAGAACAGCACAGCTATTAAGACTGCCATGATGATTGTGCTCGTCTCAGCACCtacaaaaagaaagcactgtAGTTCACACAGAATCTAGAGCGTTGTCAACACGTTTCTTGCGTCGTTTTCCAGAGGCTGGACTGAAGTGAAACATTCATCAGTTTGTGCTCATTTATTCTttgcaggagagaaaggaaCAGTGTAACAATTTAACACTGCAGTGGGtgaggaattattttatttttgaaatcaaTACTGACAATGTCT
Proteins encoded:
- the LOC119143791 gene encoding uncharacterized protein LOC119143791 isoform X3; this translates as MPASLERSRGKKGTSFPEQLLCPVMLFPLLCWAEIYLLLLCEGCQLDKPAMGLMEPVKSDGIIEAALGGEANFSCNFLLSMEVLQVTWQKRMGSSFQNIATYSPKHGLRLTEPFQKKARFITAAVKASAITLQNLTFEDESYYRCIFSVFPHGSFSKEICLNIQSAETSTIIMAVLIAVLFLAILIYGVMRLIKTERKKLNVRSVSRTPKNEKGLHQDLSNQAMSLRTLKDQNVAYQSEEQAPGSSVHKMLQGLRRNPREKKSCRRLFSEEAENLNTSIHVMVGSGLIEDVKEPGYMPVKVDREATACGAVQRTPRASCSSAQRRKE